One genomic region from uncultured Subdoligranulum sp. encodes:
- the rimO gene encoding 30S ribosomal protein S12 methylthiotransferase RimO yields the protein MKIAIISLGCPKNQVDADVFCHALLKEGHTTVADPAEADVIIVNTCGFIESAKAEAIENILMACQYKEQNPDLKVIVTGCLAERYKQQIVQEIPEVDAVIGIGSNAAIPAIVARVCAAGAGQVESYGPKSDMPLGGARVISTPRHYAYLKIAEGCNNCCYYCAIPLIRGPLRSRPIEDCVAEARWLAGEGVRELILVAQDPTAYGEDWGKPGAVCELLDRLQQIDGIRWIRILYAYPERISDAFIAAMVRNTKVVPYLDLPIQHCDDAVLKAMNRRGGRAEIEDAIARLRKAIPGITLRTTLIAGFPGETEEQYAELCDFVKTMRFDRLGCFAYSAEENTVAAKMDGQIDEETKQRRADHIMELQAEVSADREKEKVGQTLECICDGVDDETGMYLLRSKADCPEIDGNVLTPADTPLEAGAFYNVTITDADTYDLYGYVEEKLED from the coding sequence ATGAAGATTGCCATCATTTCTCTCGGCTGCCCGAAAAACCAGGTGGACGCCGACGTTTTCTGCCATGCGCTGCTCAAGGAGGGCCACACCACGGTGGCGGACCCCGCCGAAGCGGATGTCATCATCGTGAACACCTGCGGGTTCATCGAGTCCGCCAAGGCCGAGGCTATCGAGAACATCCTCATGGCCTGCCAGTACAAGGAGCAGAACCCCGACTTGAAGGTCATCGTGACCGGCTGCCTGGCCGAGCGGTACAAGCAGCAGATCGTGCAGGAGATCCCCGAGGTGGATGCCGTCATCGGCATCGGCTCCAACGCGGCCATTCCCGCCATTGTGGCCCGGGTCTGTGCGGCGGGTGCCGGACAGGTGGAAAGCTACGGACCCAAGAGCGACATGCCGCTGGGCGGTGCCCGGGTGATTTCCACGCCGCGGCACTACGCCTACCTGAAGATCGCCGAGGGCTGCAACAACTGCTGCTACTACTGCGCCATCCCGCTGATCCGAGGCCCGCTGCGCAGCCGTCCCATCGAGGACTGCGTGGCCGAGGCCCGCTGGCTGGCGGGGGAGGGGGTACGGGAACTGATCCTCGTGGCCCAGGACCCCACCGCCTACGGGGAGGACTGGGGCAAGCCCGGCGCCGTCTGTGAGCTGCTGGACCGTCTGCAGCAGATCGACGGCATCCGCTGGATCCGCATTCTCTACGCCTACCCCGAGCGCATCAGCGATGCCTTCATCGCCGCCATGGTGCGCAACACCAAAGTGGTGCCCTACCTGGACCTGCCCATCCAGCACTGCGACGACGCCGTGCTCAAGGCGATGAACCGCCGCGGCGGCCGCGCCGAGATCGAGGACGCCATTGCCCGGCTGCGCAAAGCCATTCCCGGCATCACGCTGCGCACCACCCTCATCGCGGGCTTCCCCGGCGAGACCGAGGAGCAGTACGCCGAGCTCTGCGATTTCGTCAAGACCATGCGGTTTGACCGGCTGGGCTGCTTTGCCTACTCGGCGGAGGAGAACACGGTGGCTGCCAAAATGGACGGCCAGATCGACGAGGAGACCAAGCAGCGCCGCGCCGACCACATCATGGAACTGCAGGCGGAGGTCAGCGCCGACCGGGAGAAGGAAAAGGTGGGCCAGACGCTGGAATGCATCTGCGACGGTGTGGACGACGAGACCGGCATGTACCTGCTGCGGTCCAAGGCGGACTGCCCCGAGATCGACGGCAACGTGCTGACCCCGGCCGATACGCCGCTGGAGGCCGGCGCGTTCTACAACGTGACGATCACCGACGCCGATACTTACGACCTCTACGGCTACGTGGAGGAAAAACTGGAGGACTGA
- the recA gene encoding recombinase RecA → MAAKKDTTPKSAGPAADKKAALETALAQIEKQFGKGAVMKLGANVTMQVDAIPTGSLGLDLALGIGGLPRGRIIEIYGPESSGKTTLALHALAEAQKMGGEVAFIDVEHALDPAYAAALGVDIDSLLVSQPDTGEQAMEICEALVRSGAIDAVVVDSVAAMVPRAEIEGEMGDSHVGLQARLMSQALRKLTGVIGKTNTVCIFINQLREKVGVVYGNPEVTTGGRALKYYSSVRIDVRRIEGLKDSTGAFIGNRTRAKIVKNKVAPPFREAEFDIMFGEGISKLGEILDLGVKLGIVQKSGAWFNYGEMRLGQGRDNAKQFLKEHPEVSDEIEKIVRANADRLLAAGKKGAVKPLDPSELVKPVTAAEAPTAAAPAAKTTGSEVDLDIMVDE, encoded by the coding sequence ATGGCAGCGAAGAAAGATACAACTCCCAAGAGCGCCGGTCCGGCCGCAGACAAGAAGGCCGCGCTGGAGACGGCCCTGGCCCAGATCGAGAAACAGTTCGGCAAGGGCGCCGTCATGAAGCTGGGCGCCAATGTGACGATGCAGGTGGACGCGATCCCCACCGGCAGCCTGGGCCTGGACCTGGCGCTGGGCATCGGCGGTCTGCCGCGCGGCCGTATCATCGAAATCTACGGACCGGAATCCTCCGGTAAGACGACGCTGGCCCTCCACGCGCTGGCCGAAGCCCAGAAGATGGGCGGCGAAGTGGCCTTCATCGACGTGGAACACGCCCTGGACCCGGCCTATGCCGCGGCCCTGGGGGTGGACATCGACAGTCTGCTGGTGAGCCAGCCCGACACCGGTGAGCAGGCCATGGAGATCTGCGAGGCGCTGGTGCGCTCCGGCGCCATCGACGCGGTGGTCGTGGACTCGGTGGCCGCCATGGTGCCCCGGGCCGAGATCGAGGGCGAGATGGGCGACAGCCACGTGGGCCTGCAGGCCCGTCTGATGAGCCAGGCCCTGCGCAAGCTCACCGGCGTCATCGGCAAGACCAACACGGTCTGCATCTTCATCAACCAGCTGCGCGAGAAGGTGGGCGTGGTCTACGGCAACCCAGAAGTGACCACCGGCGGCCGTGCGCTGAAATACTATTCCAGCGTGCGCATCGACGTGCGCCGCATCGAGGGCCTGAAGGATTCCACCGGTGCCTTCATCGGCAACCGTACCCGGGCCAAGATCGTCAAGAACAAGGTGGCGCCGCCCTTCCGTGAGGCGGAGTTTGACATCATGTTCGGCGAGGGCATCTCCAAGCTGGGCGAGATCCTGGATCTGGGCGTCAAGCTGGGCATCGTCCAGAAGAGCGGTGCCTGGTTCAACTACGGCGAGATGCGCCTGGGCCAGGGCCGGGACAACGCCAAACAGTTCCTCAAGGAACACCCCGAAGTGTCCGACGAGATCGAGAAGATCGTCCGCGCCAACGCCGACCGTCTGCTGGCCGCCGGCAAGAAGGGGGCCGTCAAGCCGCTGGACCCCAGTGAGCTGGTCAAGCCGGTGACGGCTGCCGAAGCGCCCACCGCCGCGGCCCCCGCTGCCAAGACCACCGGCAGTGAGGTGGACCTGGATATCATGGTGGACGAATAA
- the cysS gene encoding cysteine--tRNA ligase yields MQIFNTMTRQKEEFVPQKPGEYRIYVCGPTVYNYIHIGNARPMIVFDTLRRYLEYCGNKVYYVSNITDIDDKLIQKGQQEGISMQEVARKFEAEYIKDSQGLNVEEPTVRPRATEHIGEIIKIVKDLLDSGHAYVARNGDVYFRVKSDPGYGKLSHLNLDDLESGNRTLRSQMDDDLKEDPADFAVWKAAKPGEPYWDSPWGHGRPGWHIECSAMARKHLGKTIDLHAGGQDLIFPHHENEIAQSECANGCTFSRYWMHNGFLNINNEKMSKSAGNFFTVREIAEKYGYEPIRYFMLTAGYRMPLNYTVELIESCKNSLERLYTCRDNLDFAIEHAHGTDTALAAKCDEARSKFKAAMDDDLNTPDALAAVFDFVKEINTLSDASDKATLELAAKTFDELTGVLGLLYNRKKDEVPAEVTALVEERAAAKKAKDWAKADAIRAQLTEMGWSVTDTAQGPKIAKL; encoded by the coding sequence ATGCAGATTTTCAACACCATGACCCGCCAGAAGGAGGAATTCGTCCCGCAGAAGCCGGGCGAGTACCGCATCTATGTCTGCGGACCCACGGTCTACAACTACATCCACATCGGCAATGCACGGCCGATGATCGTGTTTGACACGCTGCGCCGCTACCTGGAGTACTGCGGCAACAAGGTCTACTACGTTTCCAACATCACCGATATCGACGACAAGCTGATTCAGAAAGGCCAGCAGGAGGGCATCTCCATGCAGGAGGTGGCCCGCAAGTTTGAGGCCGAATACATCAAGGATTCCCAGGGCCTCAACGTGGAGGAGCCCACCGTGCGTCCCCGGGCCACCGAGCACATCGGGGAGATCATCAAGATCGTCAAGGACCTGCTGGATTCCGGCCATGCCTATGTGGCCCGCAACGGCGACGTGTATTTCCGGGTCAAGTCTGACCCCGGCTACGGCAAGCTGAGCCACCTGAACCTGGACGATCTGGAGAGCGGTAACCGCACGCTGCGCAGCCAGATGGACGATGACCTGAAGGAAGATCCCGCGGACTTTGCCGTCTGGAAGGCAGCCAAGCCCGGCGAACCCTACTGGGACAGCCCCTGGGGCCACGGCCGTCCGGGCTGGCACATCGAGTGCAGCGCCATGGCCCGCAAGCACCTGGGCAAGACCATCGACCTGCACGCCGGCGGACAGGACCTGATCTTCCCCCATCATGAGAACGAGATCGCCCAGAGTGAGTGCGCCAACGGCTGCACCTTCAGCCGGTACTGGATGCACAACGGCTTCCTGAACATCAACAACGAGAAGATGTCCAAGAGTGCGGGCAACTTCTTCACGGTGCGGGAAATCGCCGAAAAATACGGCTATGAGCCCATCCGCTACTTCATGCTGACGGCGGGTTACCGCATGCCGCTGAACTACACGGTGGAGCTGATCGAGAGCTGCAAGAACAGCCTGGAGCGGCTGTACACCTGCCGGGACAACCTGGACTTTGCCATCGAGCACGCCCATGGCACCGACACTGCGCTGGCCGCCAAGTGCGACGAGGCGCGCAGCAAGTTCAAGGCGGCCATGGACGACGACCTGAACACCCCCGACGCGCTGGCCGCAGTGTTTGATTTCGTCAAGGAGATCAACACCCTGTCCGATGCCTCGGACAAGGCCACGCTGGAACTGGCGGCCAAGACCTTTGACGAGCTGACCGGCGTGCTGGGCCTGCTCTACAACCGCAAGAAGGACGAAGTCCCGGCGGAGGTGACCGCCCTGGTGGAGGAGCGCGCCGCCGCCAAGAAGGCCAAGGACTGGGCCAAGGC
- the prmC gene encoding peptide chain release factor N(5)-glutamine methyltransferase — protein MNAAFQSLCARLQAAGVPDARFDAAQLYRFVTRRDPRLDDGPTEAEAARLDVLAARRAAREPLQYLLGEWDFLDFTLKVGPGVLCPRADSEIVCETAIELLRGIPDPVVLDLCAGTGCLGLGVARAYPEARVTCVEKSGEAWRYLQANTQGTTVGTVQADVFAWYKTLQPGSVDLIVSNPPYLTAAEMHALMPETAHEPAMALDGGTDGLDFYRLLCARYGAALRPGGWLVLEIGCAQAAQVLALGEQYGWQNGRCRKDYGGNDRVVVLQKPEKNGEKSLKSDC, from the coding sequence GTGAACGCTGCATTTCAGTCCCTCTGTGCCCGGCTGCAGGCGGCCGGCGTGCCCGACGCCCGATTCGATGCAGCCCAGCTCTACCGCTTTGTCACCCGGCGGGACCCCCGCCTGGACGACGGCCCCACCGAGGCCGAGGCCGCCCGCCTGGATGTGCTGGCGGCCCGCCGCGCTGCGCGGGAGCCGCTGCAGTATCTTTTGGGCGAGTGGGATTTTCTGGACTTTACCCTCAAGGTGGGCCCGGGGGTGCTCTGTCCCCGGGCGGACAGCGAGATCGTCTGCGAGACCGCCATCGAACTGCTGCGGGGCATACCCGACCCGGTGGTGTTGGACCTCTGTGCCGGCACCGGCTGTCTGGGACTGGGGGTGGCCCGGGCCTACCCCGAAGCGCGGGTCACCTGCGTGGAAAAAAGCGGCGAGGCCTGGCGGTATCTGCAGGCCAATACCCAGGGCACCACGGTGGGGACTGTGCAGGCGGATGTCTTTGCCTGGTATAAGACGCTGCAGCCCGGTTCTGTGGATCTGATCGTATCCAACCCGCCCTACCTGACGGCCGCCGAGATGCACGCCCTGATGCCGGAGACCGCCCACGAGCCTGCCATGGCGCTGGACGGCGGCACCGACGGGCTGGACTTTTACCGGCTGCTCTGTGCCCGGTACGGCGCGGCATTGCGGCCGGGGGGCTGGCTGGTGCTGGAGATCGGCTGCGCCCAGGCGGCGCAGGTGCTGGCCCTGGGAGAACAGTACGGCTGGCAGAACGGCCGCTGCCGCAAGGACTACGGCGGCAACGACCGGGTGGTGGTTTTGCAGAAACCCGAAAAAAACGGGGAAAAGTCCCTGAAATCGGACTGCTAA
- the pgsA gene encoding CDP-diacylglycerol--glycerol-3-phosphate 3-phosphatidyltransferase: MNLPNKLTMLRVILVPVFMVFAAFSRYGTAEYNQVFMLVAGIVFAVASITDFLDGYIARKYHLVTDFGKFMDPLADKCLTTAAFIYMVADGICSPVVLAVILFREFAVAGVRMIAAESGTVIAANMWGKVKTVLQMLTILFYYFAAALGGSADIMGVGLITQVLCWLVAAATVLSGGIYLWQNRSCFMQAK; the protein is encoded by the coding sequence ATGAATCTGCCCAATAAACTGACGATGCTGCGCGTCATTCTGGTGCCTGTCTTTATGGTGTTCGCGGCGTTCAGCCGCTATGGCACCGCCGAATACAACCAGGTCTTCATGCTGGTGGCGGGCATCGTCTTTGCGGTGGCCAGCATCACCGACTTCCTGGATGGATACATTGCCCGCAAGTACCACCTGGTCACCGACTTCGGAAAGTTCATGGACCCCTTGGCCGACAAGTGCCTGACCACCGCCGCCTTCATCTACATGGTGGCCGACGGCATCTGCTCGCCGGTGGTGCTGGCGGTCATTCTGTTCCGGGAATTTGCGGTGGCCGGCGTGCGGATGATCGCCGCCGAGTCGGGCACCGTCATTGCCGCCAATATGTGGGGCAAGGTCAAGACGGTGCTCCAGATGCTTACCATCCTGTTCTACTACTTTGCCGCCGCACTGGGCGGCTCCGCCGACATCATGGGCGTGGGCCTCATCACCCAGGTGCTCTGCTGGCTGGTGGCTGCCGCCACAGTGCTGTCCGGCGGCATCTATCTGTGGCAGAACCGCAGCTGCTTCATGCAGGCTAAATAA
- a CDS encoding regulatory protein RecX, producing MPRLTQIKETKKGRLALFLDGEFVFSLDEDTFARANLHEGDDLEPWQVEELRKQSDTRRALDKAMDYLSLRDHASGELYQKLCRKFDEHSAAYAVARAGELGLLDDAGFARRRAAELLRKRKSRREILRDLAAKGIDRDTAAQAVEALYDIGPEGEDPELATARALVERQYAAKLAAGKREQVAAALARRGFSHAVIREVLARDD from the coding sequence ATGCCCCGGCTGACCCAGATCAAGGAGACGAAAAAGGGGCGGCTGGCCCTGTTTCTGGACGGCGAGTTTGTCTTTTCCCTGGACGAGGACACCTTCGCCCGGGCCAACCTGCACGAGGGGGACGACCTGGAACCCTGGCAGGTGGAGGAGCTGCGCAAACAGAGCGATACCCGCCGCGCGCTGGACAAGGCGATGGACTACCTGTCGCTGCGGGACCATGCGTCGGGGGAGCTCTACCAGAAACTCTGCCGCAAATTCGATGAACACAGCGCCGCCTATGCGGTGGCCCGGGCCGGGGAACTGGGCCTGCTGGACGATGCAGGCTTTGCCCGGCGCCGCGCCGCCGAACTGCTGCGCAAGCGCAAATCCCGGCGGGAGATCCTGCGGGATCTGGCCGCCAAGGGCATCGACCGGGACACCGCCGCCCAGGCGGTGGAAGCACTGTACGATATCGGACCGGAGGGCGAGGACCCCGAGCTGGCCACCGCCCGGGCGCTGGTGGAGCGGCAATATGCCGCCAAGCTGGCGGCCGGCAAGCGGGAACAGGTGGCGGCCGCATTGGCCCGGCGGGGCTTTTCCCACGCCGTCATCCGGGAAGTGCTTGCCCGGGACGACTGA